A single genomic interval of Octopus bimaculoides isolate UCB-OBI-ISO-001 chromosome 10, ASM119413v2, whole genome shotgun sequence harbors:
- the LOC106869399 gene encoding ribonuclease P protein subunit p20 isoform X1, with protein sequence MKNNLDVRHVGQSVQGRQLQFVSSSLCQPRHIVQISKMADAGKGARSTEAKGKEKQKKLRELVDQEEYILRKRLPRTFPKRPNDVYISKKTNFKAQMIRCQTFLDNGNKVYIHALGAAINRAVNLALQLKANGCGSVEISTNTSTVYLTDDLEPTNDKLEYETLTRTNSAIHIKVYRPPKLKD encoded by the exons ATGAAAAATAACCTGGATGTACGTCACGTGGGACAGTCAGTTCAAGGGCGGCAACTGCAGTTTGTTTCATCCTCTCTGTGTCAG CCAAGACATATTGTCCAAATTTCAAAAATGGCTGATGCAGGAAAAGGTGCCAGGTCTACAGAGgcaaagggaaaagagaaacagaagaaacTACGTGAACTAGTTGATCAAGAAGAATATATTCTGAGGAAACGGCTCCCACGCACATTTCCAAAGAGACCTAATGATGTATACATTAGCAAAAAGACTAATTTCAAAGCACAAATGATTCGTTGTCAAACATTTCTAGACAATGGCAACAAAGTCTATATCCATGCTTTAGGAGCTGCTATTAACAGAGCAGTCAATTTAGCATTGCAACTGAAGGCTAATGGTTGCGGTTCTGTGGAAATATCCACTAACACTTCAACAGTTTACCTCACTGATGACTTGGAACCAACAAATGATAAACTAGAATATGAGACATTAACGAGAACCAATTCAGCAATTCACATAAAAGTGTATCGACCCCCAAAATTAAAAGATTAg
- the LOC106869399 gene encoding ribonuclease P protein subunit p20 isoform X2 produces MKFIKPRHIVQISKMADAGKGARSTEAKGKEKQKKLRELVDQEEYILRKRLPRTFPKRPNDVYISKKTNFKAQMIRCQTFLDNGNKVYIHALGAAINRAVNLALQLKANGCGSVEISTNTSTVYLTDDLEPTNDKLEYETLTRTNSAIHIKVYRPPKLKD; encoded by the exons ATGAAATTTATCAAG CCAAGACATATTGTCCAAATTTCAAAAATGGCTGATGCAGGAAAAGGTGCCAGGTCTACAGAGgcaaagggaaaagagaaacagaagaaacTACGTGAACTAGTTGATCAAGAAGAATATATTCTGAGGAAACGGCTCCCACGCACATTTCCAAAGAGACCTAATGATGTATACATTAGCAAAAAGACTAATTTCAAAGCACAAATGATTCGTTGTCAAACATTTCTAGACAATGGCAACAAAGTCTATATCCATGCTTTAGGAGCTGCTATTAACAGAGCAGTCAATTTAGCATTGCAACTGAAGGCTAATGGTTGCGGTTCTGTGGAAATATCCACTAACACTTCAACAGTTTACCTCACTGATGACTTGGAACCAACAAATGATAAACTAGAATATGAGACATTAACGAGAACCAATTCAGCAATTCACATAAAAGTGTATCGACCCCCAAAATTAAAAGATTAg